One Lacunisphaera limnophila DNA window includes the following coding sequences:
- a CDS encoding NAD-dependent epimerase/dehydratase family protein, whose translation MKILISGICGFVGSTLARELLAAGHTVAGFDNFIRPGSETNRAPLERLGATILTADLRDARAMDALPAADFVLDAAANPSVLAGIDGKTSSRELVDHNLTGTINLLEYCKTHRAGFILLSTSRVYSIPPLTRLPLVAQGDALGLPPGAADLPPGVSPAGLTESFPTQAPISLYGATKLASEAMALEYGETFGFPVFINRCGVLAGAGQFGRADQGIFAYWINAWLRKKPLKYLGFGGLGHQVRDCLHPRDLLPVLEKQFAAPPLPAADRLANFSGGAASAMSLRQLSDWCAQRFGPHGVVEDGTPRPFDIGWMVLDHAKATRLWDWHPATPTPAILAEIATHAEQHPGWLELSAPREK comes from the coding sequence ATGAAAATCCTGATCTCCGGCATCTGCGGCTTCGTCGGCAGCACCCTGGCCCGCGAACTCCTCGCCGCCGGCCACACGGTGGCGGGTTTCGACAACTTCATCCGCCCGGGCAGCGAGACCAACCGCGCGCCGTTGGAGCGGCTCGGCGCGACCATCCTGACCGCCGACCTGCGCGACGCCCGCGCCATGGACGCCCTGCCCGCCGCGGATTTCGTGCTGGATGCCGCCGCCAACCCCAGTGTGCTCGCCGGCATCGACGGCAAGACCAGTTCCCGCGAACTCGTCGACCACAACCTCACCGGCACGATCAACCTGCTGGAATACTGCAAGACCCACCGGGCCGGTTTCATTCTGCTCTCCACCAGCCGCGTCTACTCGATCCCCCCGCTCACCCGCCTGCCCCTCGTCGCCCAGGGTGATGCCCTCGGCCTCCCCCCGGGCGCCGCGGATCTCCCCCCCGGGGTCAGCCCGGCCGGACTCACGGAGTCCTTCCCCACCCAGGCCCCCATCTCCCTCTACGGCGCCACCAAGCTTGCCTCCGAGGCCATGGCCCTCGAGTACGGCGAGACCTTCGGCTTTCCGGTCTTCATCAACCGCTGCGGTGTGCTCGCCGGCGCCGGCCAGTTCGGGCGCGCCGACCAGGGCATCTTCGCCTACTGGATCAACGCTTGGCTCCGCAAAAAGCCGCTCAAGTACCTCGGCTTCGGCGGCCTCGGCCACCAGGTGCGCGACTGCCTCCACCCGCGCGACCTCCTGCCCGTCCTGGAAAAACAATTTGCCGCGCCCCCGCTCCCCGCCGCCGACCGCCTGGCCAATTTCTCGGGCGGTGCCGCCTCCGCCATGTCCCTCCGCCAGCTCAGCGATTGGTGCGCCCAACGCTTCGGTCCGCACGGCGTCGTGGAGGACGGCACCCCGCGCCCCTTTGACATCGGCTGGATGGTCCTCGACCACGCCAAGGCCACCCGCCTCTGGGACTGGCACCCCGCCACCCCGACCCCTGCCATCCTCGCGGAGATCGCCACCCATGCCGAACAACACCCCGGCTGGCTCGAACTCTCCGCCCCGCGGGAGAAGTAA
- a CDS encoding cupin domain-containing protein gives MFTPAHPSGYREPFTGVRFKTLVHGQHTLFAEFRLARGHPLPRHAHPHEQTGYLVSGHLRLTIGTDTFDVRPGDSWCIPGNVEHEAAILEDSVAIEVFSPVREDYLPPPAAAV, from the coding sequence ATGTTCACCCCCGCCCATCCCTCCGGTTACCGCGAGCCCTTCACCGGCGTGCGCTTCAAGACGCTGGTCCACGGCCAGCACACGCTCTTCGCGGAATTCCGCCTCGCCCGGGGCCATCCGCTGCCGCGGCATGCCCACCCACACGAGCAGACCGGCTACCTGGTCAGCGGACACCTGCGCCTCACCATCGGGACCGACACCTTCGACGTACGGCCGGGCGACAGCTGGTGCATCCCCGGCAATGTCGAGCACGAGGCGGCCATCCTCGAGGATTCGGTCGCGATCGAGGTCTTCTCGCCGGTCAGGGAGGACTATCTCCCACCCCCGGCCGCGGCGGTCTAG
- a CDS encoding NAD-dependent epimerase/dehydratase family protein, translating into MAKTLLVTGSSGLIGSEVCVYFASLGYTVHGVDNNQRAVFFGPQGDTRWNQHRLVSDLKGFVHHELDIRDRAGVLALVQSVKPSVIVHTAAQPSHDRAAAIPFDDFDTNAVGTLNFLEAARQACPESPFVHMSTNKVYGDAPNGIKLTELATRWDYADPAYAHGIPETFTIDQSKHSLFGASKVAADVMVQEYGRYFNLPTCALRGGCLTGPNHSGVELHGFLSYLVKCNLEGKEYRVFGYKGKQVRDNIHSLDVARFMAAFVENPRAGEVYNLGGGKANSTSILEAFKIAEKFTGKAQVFTYVDQNRAGDHICYYSDLRKMRAHYPKWDITQSLEETIRQIVEAWKTRHQPA; encoded by the coding sequence ATGGCCAAGACCCTCCTCGTCACCGGTTCCTCGGGCCTCATCGGCTCGGAAGTCTGCGTTTATTTCGCCTCGCTGGGCTACACCGTCCACGGCGTGGACAACAACCAGCGCGCCGTCTTCTTCGGCCCGCAGGGTGACACGCGCTGGAACCAGCACCGCTTGGTCTCGGACCTCAAGGGTTTCGTCCACCACGAGCTCGACATCCGCGACCGCGCCGGCGTGCTCGCGCTCGTCCAGTCGGTCAAGCCGTCCGTCATTGTCCACACCGCCGCCCAGCCCTCGCACGACCGGGCCGCGGCCATTCCCTTCGATGACTTCGACACCAACGCCGTCGGGACGCTGAACTTCCTCGAGGCCGCCCGCCAGGCCTGCCCCGAGTCGCCCTTCGTGCACATGAGCACGAACAAGGTCTACGGCGACGCCCCGAACGGCATCAAACTCACGGAACTCGCGACGCGCTGGGACTACGCCGACCCGGCCTATGCCCACGGCATCCCCGAAACCTTCACCATCGACCAGTCCAAGCACTCGCTCTTCGGCGCCTCCAAGGTCGCGGCTGACGTCATGGTCCAGGAATACGGCCGCTATTTCAACCTACCCACCTGCGCCCTGCGCGGCGGCTGCCTCACCGGCCCGAACCACAGCGGCGTCGAGCTCCATGGCTTCCTTTCCTACCTCGTGAAGTGCAACCTCGAGGGCAAGGAGTACCGCGTCTTCGGCTACAAGGGGAAGCAGGTGCGTGACAACATCCACTCGCTCGACGTCGCGCGCTTCATGGCCGCCTTCGTCGAGAACCCGCGTGCCGGCGAGGTCTACAACCTCGGCGGCGGCAAGGCCAACAGCACCTCCATCCTCGAGGCCTTCAAGATCGCCGAGAAGTTCACCGGTAAGGCGCAGGTCTTCACCTACGTCGACCAGAACCGCGCCGGCGACCACATCTGCTACTACTCCGACCTCCGCAAGATGCGCGCCCACTACCCGAAGTGGGACATCACCCAGTCCCTCGAGGAAACGATCCGCCAGATCGTCGAGGCCTGGAAGACCCGTCACCAGCCGGCCTGA